Proteins encoded together in one Cellulomonas gilvus ATCC 13127 window:
- a CDS encoding ABC transporter ATP-binding protein, with protein MTTTTYDRLTERAGAPAFGQDALIVCDSLVRIYQSEGIEVQALQGLDLLVDEGELVAIVGASGSGKSTLLSVLSGLDVPTAGRVRVGPWDLMAMTGAQRVAYRRQMVGFVWQQTARNLVPYLSAAENVALPQALAGVGRRERGLRAAELLDLLGIGYCADRRPGQMSGGEQQRAAIAVALATSPRVLFADEPTGELDTATSDEVLEGLRMVNRELGTTVVVVTHDPSVSEHVQRTVAIRDGRTSSEVVRRTHTADDGTEHVVAEELAVMDRAGRVQLPQEYREALDLVGRVRLALEASHVSVWPDRPRVTPAPEQARTDEEGSR; from the coding sequence ATGACGACCACGACGTACGACCGCCTCACGGAGCGTGCGGGCGCGCCGGCGTTCGGCCAGGACGCGCTGATCGTGTGCGACTCGCTCGTGCGCATCTACCAGTCCGAGGGCATCGAGGTGCAGGCGCTGCAGGGTCTCGACCTGCTGGTCGACGAGGGCGAGCTCGTCGCGATCGTCGGCGCGTCCGGATCGGGCAAGTCCACGCTGCTGTCCGTGCTGTCCGGCCTGGACGTGCCCACCGCGGGCCGCGTGCGCGTCGGGCCGTGGGACCTCATGGCCATGACGGGCGCGCAGCGCGTCGCGTACCGCCGGCAGATGGTCGGCTTCGTGTGGCAGCAGACCGCGCGCAACCTGGTCCCCTACCTGTCCGCCGCCGAGAACGTCGCGCTCCCGCAGGCGCTCGCCGGAGTCGGCCGCCGCGAGCGCGGGCTGCGCGCCGCCGAGCTGCTCGACCTGCTGGGGATCGGCTACTGCGCCGACCGCCGGCCCGGCCAGATGTCGGGCGGTGAGCAGCAGCGGGCCGCGATCGCGGTCGCGCTCGCCACCTCGCCGCGCGTCCTGTTCGCCGACGAGCCCACGGGTGAGCTCGACACCGCGACGTCCGACGAGGTGCTCGAGGGCCTGCGGATGGTCAACCGCGAGCTCGGCACCACGGTCGTCGTGGTCACGCACGACCCGAGCGTGAGCGAGCACGTGCAGCGCACGGTGGCGATCCGCGACGGCCGGACCTCCTCCGAGGTGGTCCGGCGCACCCACACCGCGGACGACGGCACCGAGCACGTGGTCGCCGAGGAGCTCGCGGTCATGGACCGCGCGGGCCGCGTGCAGCTGCCGCAGGAGTACCGCGAGGCGCTCGACCTGGTGGGCCGCGTGCGGCTCGCGCTCGAGGCGTCGCACGTCTCGGTGTGGCCCGACCGCCCGCGTGTCACGCCCGCACCCGAGCAGGCACGCACCGACGAGGAGGGGTCCCGATGA
- a CDS encoding isoprenyl transferase produces the protein MRLPHPLYGLYERRLAATLPRDRVPRHVGVILDGNRRWARSIGRSAASGHQAGADRIADLLEWSEEVGVEVVTLWMLSTDNLQRPADELADLLAIIEDAVRVLGATRRWRVQAMGSLELLPEHTAAALREVEAATRDVDGLHVNVAVGYGGRREIADAVRAYLRHASEQGVSIDEMAESFDVEHIAAHLYTKGQPDPDLVIRTSGEQRLGGFLLWQSAHSEFYFCEAYWPDFRKVDFLRAVRAYVARERRLGR, from the coding sequence GTGCGTCTGCCCCACCCGCTCTACGGGCTCTACGAGCGGCGCCTCGCCGCGACGCTGCCCCGCGACCGCGTCCCGCGCCACGTCGGCGTGATCCTCGACGGCAACCGCCGCTGGGCACGCTCGATCGGCCGGTCCGCCGCCTCCGGGCACCAGGCGGGTGCGGACCGCATCGCCGACCTGCTCGAGTGGAGCGAGGAGGTCGGGGTCGAGGTCGTCACGTTGTGGATGCTGTCCACCGACAACCTGCAGCGCCCGGCCGACGAGCTGGCCGACCTGCTCGCGATCATCGAGGACGCGGTGCGCGTGCTGGGGGCCACGCGGCGCTGGCGCGTCCAGGCGATGGGCTCGCTCGAGCTGCTGCCCGAGCACACCGCGGCCGCGCTACGCGAGGTCGAGGCGGCGACGCGCGACGTCGACGGGCTGCACGTCAACGTGGCGGTCGGGTACGGGGGCCGGCGCGAGATCGCCGACGCGGTGCGGGCCTACCTGCGCCACGCGTCCGAGCAGGGCGTGAGCATCGACGAGATGGCCGAGTCGTTCGACGTCGAGCACATCGCGGCGCACCTGTACACCAAGGGCCAGCCGGACCCGGACCTGGTCATCCGCACGTCGGGTGAGCAGCGGCTCGGCGGCTTCCTGCTCTGGCAGTCGGCGCACTCGGAGTTCTACTTCTGCGAGGCCTACTGGCCGGACTTCCGCAAGGTCGACTTCCTGCGCGCGGTGCGCGCGTACGTGGCGCGCGAGCGTCGCCTCGGTCGCTGA
- the mca gene encoding mycothiol conjugate amidase Mca, translating into MAVHAHPDDESSKGAATTARYAAEGVEVLVVTCTGGERGDVLNPHYGTVEGGLEGMRAVRRVEMAAAAAALGVRQHWLGFVDSGLPEGDPLPPLPEGCFALVPLEEASAPLVEIVREFRPHVMTTYDPTGGYPHPDHVMCHRVAVEAFAAAGDPERYRGHGEPWTPLKLYYNHGFSLARLRAVHEAILEAGGESPFGDWIESRQAREIPEREVTTHIACSDWFDRRDAALRAHATQIDPEGFFFAVPRAVEVERWPTEEYELAQSRVPTQLPETDLFAGVREALR; encoded by the coding sequence ATGGCGGTGCACGCGCACCCCGACGACGAGTCGAGCAAGGGTGCCGCCACGACCGCGCGCTACGCCGCCGAGGGCGTCGAGGTGCTCGTCGTGACGTGCACCGGGGGTGAGCGCGGTGACGTGCTGAACCCCCATTACGGCACGGTCGAGGGCGGGCTCGAGGGCATGCGGGCGGTGCGCCGCGTGGAGATGGCGGCCGCGGCCGCCGCGCTCGGCGTGCGGCAGCACTGGCTCGGCTTCGTGGACTCCGGGCTGCCCGAGGGGGACCCGTTGCCGCCGCTGCCCGAGGGCTGCTTCGCGCTGGTCCCGCTCGAGGAGGCGTCCGCGCCGCTCGTCGAGATCGTGCGCGAGTTCCGCCCGCACGTCATGACGACGTACGACCCGACGGGCGGCTACCCGCACCCCGACCACGTGATGTGCCACCGCGTCGCGGTCGAGGCGTTCGCCGCGGCCGGCGACCCGGAGCGGTACCGCGGGCACGGCGAGCCGTGGACGCCGCTCAAGCTCTACTACAACCACGGCTTCTCGCTCGCGCGGCTGCGCGCGGTGCACGAGGCCATCCTCGAGGCCGGCGGCGAGTCGCCGTTCGGGGACTGGATCGAGTCCCGGCAGGCCCGGGAGATCCCCGAGCGCGAGGTCACGACGCACATCGCGTGCTCCGACTGGTTCGACCGGCGGGACGCCGCGCTGCGCGCGCACGCGACGCAGATCGACCCCGAGGGCTTCTTCTTCGCGGTGCCGCGCGCGGTCGAGGTCGAGCGGTGGCCTACCGAGGAGTACGAGCTCGCACAGTCCCGCGTCCCCACGCAGCTGCCCGAGACCGATCTGTTCGCCGGGGTGCGGGAGGCGCTGCGATGA
- the trhA gene encoding PAQR family membrane homeostasis protein TrhA, with product MTPNPATQPGALPSEQDRPSRREDIGMSVSRAVEHAAATVKPHLRGWVHAGSTPFVIAAAIVLVALSPTPAAKWSTAVFGLSAILLFGTSAVYHRGTWSPRVAGVLRRLDHTNIFLIIAGTYTPFAVLMLEPTTARNLLIVVWSGALVGLLARVFWLNAPRWVYVPVYLALGWVAVAFLPQFGRTGGAAVVWLIAAGGLAYTVGAVVYGTKRPNPSPRWFGFHEIFHVLTVLAFTCHYIAVSIASYRLG from the coding sequence ATGACCCCGAACCCCGCCACCCAGCCAGGCGCGCTACCGTCCGAGCAGGACCGGCCGTCGCGACGGGAGGACATCGGGATGAGCGTCTCGCGCGCCGTGGAGCACGCCGCCGCGACCGTCAAGCCGCACCTGCGCGGCTGGGTGCACGCCGGGTCCACCCCGTTCGTGATCGCCGCCGCGATCGTGCTCGTGGCGCTCTCCCCCACGCCCGCCGCGAAGTGGTCGACCGCCGTGTTCGGGCTGTCCGCGATCCTGCTGTTCGGCACCAGCGCCGTCTACCACCGCGGCACGTGGTCGCCGCGCGTCGCGGGCGTGCTGCGCCGGCTGGACCACACCAACATCTTCCTCATCATCGCGGGCACCTACACGCCGTTCGCGGTGCTCATGCTCGAGCCGACCACCGCGCGCAACCTGCTGATCGTCGTGTGGTCCGGCGCCCTGGTGGGTCTGCTCGCACGCGTCTTCTGGCTCAACGCGCCCCGCTGGGTCTACGTGCCCGTGTACCTCGCGCTCGGGTGGGTGGCCGTCGCGTTCCTGCCGCAGTTCGGCCGCACGGGCGGCGCGGCCGTGGTGTGGCTCATCGCCGCGGGCGGCCTGGCCTACACCGTGGGCGCCGTGGTCTACGGCACCAAGCGCCCCAACCCGAGCCCGCGCTGGTTCGGCTTCCACGAGATCTTCCACGTGCTCACCGTGCTCGCGTTCACGTGCCACTACATCGCGGTGTCGATCGCCAGCTACCGCCTGGGCTGA
- the greA gene encoding transcription elongation factor GreA: MTDTTAATWLTQEAYDRLSAELEDLKGPRREEITQRISAARDEGDLKENGGYHAAREEQGKNEARIRELEAKLRNVQIGTPPDDGVVEPGMVVTAVVAGDEEQFLLGSREMAGTTEIQVFSPTSPLGASINGKSVGDTTSYEAPNGREIEVKILDAKPFTG; the protein is encoded by the coding sequence GTGACCGACACGACTGCGGCCACATGGCTGACGCAGGAGGCCTACGACCGCCTCAGCGCCGAGCTCGAGGACCTCAAGGGCCCGCGACGCGAGGAGATCACGCAGCGCATCTCGGCTGCGCGCGACGAGGGCGACCTGAAGGAGAACGGCGGCTACCACGCCGCACGTGAGGAGCAGGGCAAGAACGAGGCCCGCATCCGCGAGCTCGAGGCCAAGCTCCGCAACGTGCAGATCGGCACGCCGCCTGACGACGGCGTCGTCGAGCCCGGCATGGTCGTGACCGCCGTGGTCGCGGGCGACGAGGAGCAGTTCCTGCTCGGCTCGCGCGAGATGGCCGGCACCACCGAGATCCAGGTCTTCTCCCCCACGTCGCCCCTGGGCGCGTCGATCAACGGCAAGTCCGTCGGCGACACGACCAGCTACGAGGCACCGAACGGCCGCGAGATCGAGGTCAAGATCCTCGACGCGAAGCCCTTCACGGGCTGA
- a CDS encoding TM2 domain-containing protein: MSQYPAAPGTSPKNLLVATLLAFFLGTLGIHRFYVGKVGTGIAMIFTLGGLGIWTLIDFIMLLVQSFKDSDGLTLRWDSVNA, encoded by the coding sequence ATGTCGCAGTACCCCGCTGCCCCGGGCACCAGCCCGAAGAACCTGCTCGTCGCGACGCTGCTGGCCTTCTTCCTGGGCACGCTCGGCATCCACCGGTTCTACGTGGGCAAGGTCGGCACCGGCATCGCCATGATCTTCACGCTCGGCGGGCTGGGCATCTGGACGCTGATCGACTTCATCATGCTGCTCGTCCAGTCGTTCAAGGACTCGGACGGGCTGACGCTGCGCTGGGACTCGGTCAACGCCTGA
- a CDS encoding DUF4307 domain-containing protein, translating into MTATSPAPTPPAGRYGPERAASRRPLMVAVGLAVVVGVAVVAFLAVGALRDPVQWKDVGFTVQDAGRVDVTFEVTKDPGSTATCRVQALSQSYGEVGVATVEVGPGARTQRVTTSVPTAELAVSATVAGCEPVRATTR; encoded by the coding sequence GTGACCGCCACGAGCCCCGCACCCACCCCGCCGGCCGGTCGGTACGGGCCCGAGCGCGCCGCGTCACGGCGCCCGCTGATGGTCGCGGTGGGGCTCGCGGTGGTGGTCGGCGTGGCCGTGGTCGCGTTCCTCGCGGTCGGCGCGCTGCGCGACCCCGTGCAGTGGAAGGACGTCGGCTTCACGGTCCAGGACGCAGGACGCGTCGACGTCACGTTCGAGGTCACCAAGGACCCCGGCAGCACCGCGACGTGCCGCGTGCAGGCCCTCTCGCAGTCGTACGGCGAGGTCGGGGTCGCGACGGTCGAGGTCGGCCCGGGTGCCCGCACGCAACGCGTCACGACGAGCGTGCCCACGGCCGAGCTCGCGGTGTCCGCGACGGTCGCGGGCTGCGAGCCGGTGCGGGCCACGACCCGCTGA
- a CDS encoding ABC transporter ATP-binding protein, with protein sequence MTAASVRPADEPMVVVDHVRRTYGTGDAAVHAVRDVSFSIAPGELVVLVGRSGSGKTTLLNMVGGLDRPDEGRVVVDGREVSRLGERGLVELRRDVVSFVFQTFGLVPVLSAAENVGVPLRLRRIAPRAREERVALLLELVGLGGHANQRPGELSGGQQQRVAIARALANSPRLLVADEPTGQLDSQTGVAIMGLLRAVVEAERTTALVATHDPVMMALADRVVRLQDGVLVED encoded by the coding sequence ATGACCGCAGCCAGCGTCCGGCCGGCCGACGAGCCGATGGTCGTCGTCGACCACGTGCGACGGACCTACGGCACGGGCGACGCCGCGGTGCACGCGGTGCGCGACGTCTCGTTCAGCATCGCGCCCGGTGAGCTCGTCGTGCTCGTCGGACGGTCCGGCTCGGGCAAGACGACGCTGCTCAACATGGTCGGCGGTCTCGACCGGCCCGACGAGGGCCGCGTGGTCGTCGACGGCCGCGAGGTGTCGCGGCTGGGCGAGCGCGGCCTGGTCGAGCTGCGGCGGGACGTCGTGTCCTTCGTGTTCCAGACGTTCGGCCTGGTGCCCGTGCTGTCCGCGGCCGAGAACGTGGGCGTGCCGCTGCGGCTGCGCCGGATCGCACCGCGCGCGCGTGAGGAGCGGGTGGCGCTCCTGCTCGAGCTCGTCGGCCTGGGCGGGCACGCCAACCAGCGGCCGGGCGAGCTGTCGGGCGGTCAGCAGCAGCGCGTCGCGATCGCGCGCGCGCTCGCCAACTCGCCGCGCCTGCTCGTCGCGGACGAGCCCACCGGCCAGCTCGACTCGCAGACCGGCGTGGCGATCATGGGCCTGCTGCGTGCGGTGGTCGAGGCGGAGCGCACCACCGCGCTGGTCGCGACGCACGACCCGGTGATGATGGCGCTCGCCGACCGCGTGGTCCGCCTGCAGGACGGCGTCCTCGTCGAGGACTGA
- a CDS encoding carbon-nitrogen hydrolase family protein produces MSSLARPPVRPSVRVTLAQIAASADHAANLVVARDAFVAAQRVRSDLLVLPEYASAFDPRGVGPEHAQPLTGSYVTGLREAAAATGVAVLAGTTVPGDGDDWRATNAIIAIDRTGELAGVYRKVHLYDAFESTESDRFRPGPADAPPLVLDLEGTRFGVMTCYDLRFPESARRLVDAGAEVLVVPAAWVDGDLKAMHWRALAVARAIENTAAVVAVGMAGKGLVGRSLVVGPDGAVGLAMDEQPAIRTVDLDPERLRSVRVHNPSLANRRYRVVPRD; encoded by the coding sequence GTGAGCAGCCTCGCGCGCCCGCCGGTGCGCCCGTCGGTGCGCGTCACGCTCGCGCAGATCGCGGCGAGCGCGGACCACGCGGCGAACCTCGTCGTCGCACGGGACGCGTTCGTCGCGGCGCAGCGGGTCCGCTCCGACCTCCTGGTGCTGCCCGAGTACGCCTCGGCGTTCGACCCGCGCGGCGTCGGCCCCGAGCACGCGCAGCCGCTCACGGGCTCGTACGTCACGGGGCTGCGGGAGGCTGCCGCGGCGACGGGCGTCGCGGTCCTGGCAGGCACCACCGTGCCCGGCGACGGCGACGACTGGCGCGCGACCAACGCGATCATCGCGATCGACCGCACCGGCGAGCTGGCCGGCGTGTACCGCAAGGTGCACCTGTACGACGCGTTCGAGTCGACCGAGTCGGACCGGTTCCGCCCCGGACCCGCGGATGCGCCGCCGCTGGTGCTGGATCTCGAGGGCACGCGGTTCGGGGTCATGACCTGCTACGACCTGCGGTTCCCGGAGTCGGCGCGCCGGCTGGTCGACGCGGGTGCCGAGGTGCTGGTGGTCCCCGCGGCGTGGGTGGACGGCGACCTCAAGGCGATGCACTGGCGCGCCCTGGCGGTCGCGCGCGCGATCGAGAACACCGCGGCCGTCGTGGCCGTCGGCATGGCGGGCAAGGGTCTGGTGGGCCGCTCGCTCGTGGTCGGGCCCGACGGTGCGGTCGGGCTCGCGATGGACGAGCAGCCCGCGATCCGCACGGTGGACCTGGACCCCGAGCGCCTGCGCTCGGTCCGCGTGCACAACCCGTCGCTCGCCAACCGCCGCTACCGCGTGGTGCCGCGCGACTGA
- a CDS encoding PhoH family protein, with product MVSSAAQQDTPVGPDAVPAAPGGEPRRTHVLDTSVLLSDPRAIFRFAEHDVVLPVVVVTELEAKRHHAELGYFARSALRLLDDLRIQHGRLDQPLPLGEQGGTLRVELNHTDPQVLPAGFRLGDNDTRILAVAANLAAEGCDVTVVSKDLPMRVKASAVGLRAEEYRHELAVESGWTGMDALDLTEQQMAQMWEHESLPLADLAAVPAAHAAPGTTSNPADLPCHTGLVLHSPRGSALGRVTPDKHIRLVRGDQDVFGVHGRSAEQRIAIDLLLDEEIGILSLGGRAGTGKSALALCAGLEAVLERRQHRKVMVFRPLYAVGGQELGYLPGSEAEKMNPWAQAVFDTLGALVSREVVEEVLDRDILEVLPLTHIRGRSLHDAFVIVDEAQSLERNVLLTVLSRIGQSSRVVLTHDVAQRDNLRVGRHDGVAAVIEALKGHPLFAHVTLTRSERSPVAALVTELLEGIEV from the coding sequence GTGGTCAGCAGCGCAGCTCAGCAGGACACCCCCGTCGGTCCGGACGCCGTCCCCGCGGCACCGGGCGGCGAGCCCCGTCGGACGCACGTGCTGGACACCTCGGTCCTGCTGTCGGACCCCCGTGCGATCTTCCGCTTCGCCGAGCACGACGTGGTCCTGCCCGTCGTGGTCGTCACCGAGCTCGAGGCCAAGCGGCACCACGCCGAGCTCGGGTACTTCGCGCGCAGCGCGCTGCGCCTCCTCGACGACCTGCGCATCCAGCACGGCCGCCTGGACCAGCCCCTGCCGCTCGGGGAGCAGGGCGGCACGCTGCGCGTCGAGCTCAATCACACCGACCCCCAGGTGCTGCCCGCCGGGTTCCGTCTGGGCGACAACGACACGCGCATCCTCGCGGTCGCGGCCAACCTCGCGGCCGAGGGGTGCGACGTCACGGTGGTGTCCAAGGACCTGCCGATGCGGGTCAAGGCCTCCGCCGTGGGCCTGCGGGCCGAGGAGTACCGCCACGAGCTCGCGGTCGAGTCCGGCTGGACCGGCATGGACGCGCTCGACCTGACCGAGCAGCAGATGGCGCAGATGTGGGAGCACGAGTCGTTGCCGCTCGCCGACCTCGCGGCCGTCCCGGCCGCGCACGCGGCACCCGGCACCACCAGCAACCCCGCCGACCTGCCGTGCCACACGGGCCTCGTGCTGCACAGCCCGCGCGGCTCGGCGCTCGGGCGCGTGACGCCCGACAAGCACATCCGCCTGGTGCGCGGTGACCAGGACGTGTTCGGCGTGCACGGCCGCAGCGCCGAGCAGCGCATCGCGATCGACCTCCTGCTCGACGAGGAGATCGGCATCCTCTCGCTGGGCGGGCGCGCGGGCACCGGCAAGTCCGCGCTCGCGCTGTGCGCGGGCCTCGAGGCCGTGCTCGAGCGCCGGCAGCACCGCAAGGTCATGGTGTTCCGGCCGCTGTACGCGGTCGGCGGACAGGAGCTCGGCTACCTGCCCGGGTCCGAGGCCGAGAAGATGAACCCGTGGGCGCAGGCGGTGTTCGACACGCTCGGCGCGCTGGTGAGCCGCGAGGTGGTCGAGGAGGTGCTCGACCGCGACATCCTCGAGGTCCTGCCGCTCACGCACATCCGCGGCCGCTCGCTGCACGACGCGTTCGTGATCGTCGACGAGGCGCAGTCGCTCGAGCGCAACGTGCTGCTCACGGTGCTGTCCCGGATCGGGCAGTCGTCGCGCGTGGTGCTCACGCACGACGTGGCCCAGCGTGACAACCTGCGCGTCGGCCGGCACGACGGCGTCGCGGCGGTGATCGAGGCGCTCAAGGGGCACCCGTTGTTCGCGCACGTGACGCTCACGCGCTCCGAGCGCTCACCGGTCGCGGCGCTGGTCACCGAGCTGCTGGAGGGCATCGAGGTCTGA
- a CDS encoding FtsX-like permease family protein, producing the protein MSRTTLTTRLRAVVADGPLVARRRARTDVGLLMLSGALVAVLVLAALLAPRLVAEVADRGARHAVTQGRPASDLDAQVLVATSPVPGVRLPGVVEDLRADAAVVAQSLPPLVADVLGEPRVTTTTNAWLARTDAGPLAARIGHVLATPGGPAPVQWVEGREPRRLPDVEPAEDQPLASLERDVEVGISRAAAEQVGLRLGSEVAVQGPMVSRLTARVVGLYDVTDPDDDVWTGMAEFVGPEPAAPGSSADAAVGFLASDASLADVLVAMQATGATTHFRFAAQPDHLSATDNAPLAREIRALRADPAPLRLTDGRVPMPVTTLDQVLLAYEARIAGAAAQASVLLLGLATVGALTLVLAARLLVLRRTGGLVLERARGSSVAGVVWRSVLESVPLVAVATLVAAGVLLLVLPGSHGTWWPAGALAAVGAAAPGALAAGVARSSWTGRRVPANRADRDRIAARRRTRRLVTELTLVALAVAALVSVRTRGLLPGDAGSVDWLLAATPVLLAAAATVLVSYALPPVVRRLRAVAARGRSVAGLVAAARAEHASRTAVPLLTMTIAVALVVFCGTTIATVDVGQERAAQAVVGADARLDGPVDDATLTALAAAPGVDSVVGSREWLARTFGRSSGVDVTLLALDVRAFAQRETTEGRTPDPGLVALAEAGADGAVPALISPGLATTADTFGPQVWVTDAFVGLDVQGATTLGSGPTVVVDRERLADALAVPVPAERTSLDGPGADAAARSVTTLPGVTVLTRAQWLEDWQSSPLVTGLRSLLVVAQVTLALLAAVALTLTVVATSRDRRRTLHVLRTQGLPARDSRRLAAGEVLPLVVAALVGGVLIGLAVPWLLTGSLGLSELTGEPDGTRVALAWEPFVLVVGTVLLGLLVAVEAEARARRDDDLAQGIREAER; encoded by the coding sequence ATGAGCCGCACCACGCTGACCACGCGGCTGCGCGCGGTCGTCGCCGACGGCCCGCTGGTCGCGCGTCGGCGCGCCCGCACCGACGTCGGCCTGCTCATGCTCAGCGGCGCGCTGGTCGCCGTCCTGGTGCTCGCCGCGCTCCTCGCACCGCGCCTGGTGGCCGAGGTCGCGGACCGCGGCGCACGCCACGCCGTGACGCAGGGCCGGCCCGCGAGCGACCTCGACGCCCAGGTCCTGGTCGCGACGAGCCCCGTGCCCGGCGTGCGGCTGCCGGGCGTCGTCGAGGACCTGCGCGCGGACGCCGCGGTGGTCGCGCAGTCGCTCCCGCCGCTGGTCGCCGACGTCCTCGGCGAGCCGCGCGTCACCACCACGACGAACGCCTGGCTGGCCCGGACGGACGCCGGACCGCTCGCCGCGCGGATCGGCCACGTGCTGGCCACGCCCGGCGGCCCGGCGCCCGTGCAGTGGGTCGAGGGCCGCGAGCCCCGGCGGCTGCCGGACGTCGAGCCCGCCGAGGACCAGCCGCTCGCGAGCCTCGAGCGCGACGTCGAGGTCGGGATCAGTCGTGCCGCGGCCGAGCAGGTGGGCCTGCGGCTCGGCAGCGAGGTCGCGGTGCAGGGCCCGATGGTCTCGCGCCTGACCGCACGCGTCGTGGGGCTGTACGACGTGACCGACCCCGACGACGACGTGTGGACCGGGATGGCCGAGTTCGTGGGCCCCGAGCCCGCCGCCCCCGGCAGCAGCGCGGACGCCGCGGTGGGCTTCCTGGCCTCGGACGCCTCGCTCGCGGACGTGCTCGTCGCGATGCAGGCCACGGGTGCGACCACGCACTTCCGCTTCGCGGCCCAGCCGGACCACCTCAGCGCGACCGACAACGCGCCGCTCGCGCGCGAGATCCGCGCGCTGCGCGCCGACCCGGCGCCGCTGCGGCTCACCGACGGGCGCGTGCCCATGCCCGTCACCACGCTCGACCAGGTGCTGCTGGCGTACGAGGCGCGGATCGCGGGCGCGGCCGCACAGGCCTCGGTGCTGCTGCTGGGCCTGGCGACGGTCGGCGCGCTGACGCTCGTGCTCGCCGCGCGCCTGCTCGTGCTGCGCCGCACCGGCGGGCTCGTGCTCGAGCGCGCGCGCGGCTCGTCGGTCGCGGGCGTGGTGTGGCGCTCGGTGCTCGAGTCGGTGCCGCTGGTCGCCGTTGCGACGCTCGTCGCCGCGGGCGTGCTGCTGCTCGTCCTGCCGGGGAGCCACGGCACGTGGTGGCCCGCGGGTGCGCTGGCAGCCGTCGGCGCCGCGGCACCCGGTGCGCTCGCCGCGGGCGTCGCGCGGAGCTCGTGGACCGGGCGGCGGGTCCCGGCGAACCGTGCCGACCGGGACCGCATCGCGGCCCGGCGCAGGACGCGACGCCTGGTCACCGAGCTGACGCTCGTCGCGCTCGCGGTGGCCGCGCTCGTCTCGGTCCGCACCCGCGGCCTCCTGCCGGGCGACGCGGGCAGCGTGGACTGGCTGCTCGCCGCGACGCCCGTGCTGCTCGCGGCCGCAGCGACGGTCCTGGTGTCCTACGCGCTGCCGCCCGTGGTGCGCCGCCTGCGCGCGGTCGCCGCACGCGGCCGGTCGGTCGCCGGTCTCGTCGCAGCGGCTCGCGCCGAGCATGCGAGCCGCACCGCGGTGCCGCTGCTCACCATGACGATCGCGGTCGCGCTGGTCGTCTTCTGCGGCACGACGATCGCCACGGTCGACGTCGGTCAGGAACGGGCCGCGCAGGCCGTCGTCGGCGCAGACGCACGGCTCGACGGCCCCGTCGACGACGCGACGCTCACGGCGCTGGCCGCCGCCCCGGGCGTCGACTCGGTTGTCGGGTCCCGGGAGTGGCTCGCGCGCACGTTCGGGCGCAGCTCGGGCGTCGACGTGACGCTGCTCGCGCTCGACGTGCGGGCCTTCGCGCAGCGCGAGACCACCGAGGGCCGCACCCCCGACCCCGGCCTGGTCGCGCTCGCCGAGGCCGGCGCCGACGGTGCTGTGCCCGCGCTCATCTCCCCCGGGCTCGCGACGACCGCCGACACGTTCGGGCCGCAGGTGTGGGTCACCGACGCGTTCGTCGGACTCGACGTGCAGGGGGCCACGACGCTCGGCTCCGGTCCGACCGTCGTGGTCGACCGCGAGCGCCTGGCCGACGCGCTCGCCGTCCCGGTGCCCGCCGAGCGGACGAGCCTGGACGGCCCGGGCGCCGACGCGGCCGCGCGCAGCGTGACGACGCTGCCGGGCGTGACCGTCCTGACCCGTGCGCAGTGGCTCGAGGACTGGCAGAGCTCGCCGCTGGTCACCGGGCTCCGCTCGCTCCTGGTGGTCGCCCAGGTCACGCTCGCGCTGCTCGCGGCGGTCGCGCTCACGCTCACCGTGGTCGCGACGTCGCGCGACCGCCGGCGCACGCTGCACGTGCTGCGCACGCAGGGCCTGCCCGCGCGTGACTCGCGCCGCCTCGCCGCGGGCGAGGTGCTGCCACTCGTGGTCGCCGCGCTCGTGGGTGGCGTCCTCATCGGGCTCGCGGTGCCGTGGCTCCTCACGGGCTCGCTGGGGCTCTCGGAGCTCACCGGCGAGCCGGACGGGACGCGCGTCGCGCTGGCCTGGGAGCCGTTCGTGCTCGTCGTCGGCACCGTGCTGCTGGGGCTGCTGGTCGCGGTCGAGGCCGAGGCCCGCGCGCGCCGCGACGACGACCTCGCGCAGGGTATCCGGGAGGCCGAACGATGA